The window TCGGTTGTCGGTGGGAAGGTCGACGGCCAGCTGTGCCTGACCCTCACCGGCGAACGGGAGGACAGTCCTCGCATCGTCGAAACCGGCATTCTCGACGTCGACAAAAGTGACGAGAACTTGTTGGAGAATACAGTGCCCCGGACCGAGGACGGGACGAGTATCGCTTTGGACTGGCTACTGCCGGAGTAGCAGCCGTTGTGCATACGGTTTCTTTATTCATCAGAGGGTGTGAAACGGCTGTTTGGTAAGCGTGCAGACGGACTGCCAGCGGTCCTACCAATTTTACTCGATTTTCTGAGCGCCGTGCGAGATGTAGGGTGCAGAATATTTTTTTCGAAGCTGGCAGTAGATTGTCACTCAGTCTCAAACCCTGGATTCTTTCAAAATCTTATGAGGGTGTAAGTTCATCTGCGTTGAAGACGTTAACCAACTGGTCGATGATGGTTGGATCGATGTCGGTCAGGTTGGCCACTTGGCCCTCAATGTAGGGTGGACTGCTGAGATCGTTCAGGGTGTCGAACAGGACTAATATATCGAGGTAGTCGTCGATGTGTATTCGGCCGGTTTCTCCCCGGATTACTATGGTTCGGCGTCAGGATCTTCGGGATGGCAAGTCGAGGCGGCCTAAAATATAGTTCTGGAATGTGTCTTTGTCGACTTTGGAGTCTTCGTTTTGATCACGAGCATTGTGAGGTCGCAGTGTCCTCTTTCACTGGTTGTATCTGGCTCTCTACCTTGTTGAGAATCTGCTTTTGTAGATGGGATTTCTTGGGCCAATAGTCGGTGTCTTGGGGGTTCGTCCTCAGACTGTATCGTCGTGCGACTTGGTAGGAGGTCTGTGGGCGAGGTATTGTGATTTCACCCCCAGATAGTCTTTGAAGACGTGTTGATGTGTACATCTGGTTGTTTGCCGTTGGGGGCCTGTTTCTCGATGTCAACGTTGGGGGTTCTAAACTCTCTGCGGAGTGCGCTGATGACTTCATTTCGGCTATCGTGCTCTCGTATTCTGGTCTTCCTAGGACTTTCTTTCTTAAAGTGCTAAGGGGTCGTTGCTTGGCCGTTTGCGGCTATTAGTTCGAGACAGTGATTGTAGTAGGTGAGTTTCTGTACTGTTTTCGGGTTCTCATTTGGGTCCTGTTCTTGCCTGAGCAGGTTTGTTAGTGGGTGCTGATTGTGGTCTCGGAGGGTAGGGATGCCTGGCTTGTTGTGGGTGAGTAGATGTTCGAGGTTCGGATAGCGGGAGAGGTTCTGCTTGACCTCGTTGTAATTAATAGTGTTCTTGCTGTCCCATTCGAGGTCGTCGAGTAGTAGAGATATTTTGAGCAGGCGATCGTGTTTGTGACGGCCCTGGTATGCGTCGGTGGAATCTAGGTCTTCGTTTTTGCTATGTCTTCGAGTTCAGTTTGGACGACCTGTAGCTCTGTGTCAAAGTCGCCCTTAGAAGCCCGGTCTTCGAGGTAGTATTCGATTGTCCGTTTGAGGGATCGGATGAAAAAGTAGCTGTAGGTGTTGTACCAGTCCGGCATCTGACTGGCCATTTCGTTTTCCTGTCCTCTGTAGAGGTGTGGGATGAGAGGGGCTAGGTAGTGTGCTTTCTTGAGGTCTTGGCCCTGTATTTTCTGTCTGGTGAACTGGTTGACTGCGTTGATATCGTGGGTTCCGATAGCCTCAAGTCCCCGTCCAAGATCGGAGCTGGCCAGTATATTAGTCTCTTCTGAGATCAGGTAGGCGGTTTCCAGGGATTTTGCGTGTTCCTGCTGGACGCAGTCCTCAAAGATGTCGGATACATGATGGAGGCCTCCAGGTGGTAAATATCCGATGTTTTGGATTAAATTCTGTATCTTGTCCAGCTTTTGGCTACAACTGAGGCTGTTGTCCTGCTGGATTTGAAGGATATCGCAAGCCATTGATTATCCTGATGATTATTACTAATCTGTGAAAGTGTTTAGCGAGTGGTTCCCTGATTTACTTCTGTTCCGTCCTAATCGTCATAGCCTTCTAAGCGAACGTCCGGTAATCTAGTGCCGCTTCAGTCGTAAATCGCTAGATTCCCACGATACAGCGTCTCTCGATTAATTCTAGCAGTTCAGACTTGACGCGGCACTAGATTTGCGGCTATGGTTTCTAGAGTTCTGCGATGGATCGACCCCAGCCGCTGTTAATTTGGGGGAGAACGTGTCCGGCAATTCGTCTTTAGATAATACTCATAGTAATACTGTTAGACCGTGATTTTCGGTCGAATTTTGCCTTCAAACCACAATAGGACGTCGAAAAACACCGATTTTAGCGTTGGTCATCGTAGGATTTGACAAGGAACAGCGCTTCGACCGACGGAATTGCTCTTCCTAATCTCTGTAGTTATAATTATAATTCTGAAAATTACTACTGGTGTTAGCTAAAGACGAATGCGTGTCCGGCTCTCCCCCACAGAAACGGACGGGGAGCCAGTCTATTCAGTTGAGATGGACTTGCCCAGTAGCAGGTATTATCCTAGCAAAACCAGTAGAACAATCGCTACTAGAGAAGAAAGTAGAAAAGCAGTTCCCCAGCCAAATCGACGCGCTTCTTTATGTAGAAGATCCATATTATCATCGGACCACTTGAAATAAACTGCTGACATTATTCGTTTATATTCAGTTGAATCATAACCACTCTCTAAAGCAGAGTGTAAATTGGCAGATGAGGGGCCAGCAACTTGACCGCTAAGTTCATAGTATCCAAGAATGTAGCTTGTGACAGCTATTGAAAGGAATATGAACGGAAGAGCTGCGAAATAGGGATTAGACTCTACCCCGATATTATCACCTCCGAAGCGATACAGCGCAAGGTACAACGAGCCTAATAGAAGAGCAACTTTTACCATTTCAATTGCCTGTTGCCGCCGGGTACTGGCTTCATCATATCCTCTAGAGAAAGTGTCCTCACCTTGTTTTAAGCTAATTTCCCAAAACTCATCGTCAACACTTTCTGCATCACCAATCGCCTCACCGATCTGGTCAAGGCTGACAGATTTCTTCTGCTCTGGATGCTCTTTTGGGTCCATATGGTAGTTAGTTTAGTAGTAAAAATAAATCCGGCTGAATATATTTGAATATATATTATTTTGAGTCGCAACACTCTCAAGCTCACCGAATCACTACCACACTCTGTGAGTCAATGATCGCTCAGAAGACCAGATAAATTACATCTGGCCGAACAATGAGGACGGCGCCAGCTATGTAAAACACAATTGATTTTAATTCTAAATGATTCCATCCAGTGGTTTCATTCACAGCAACCATCCCCAGCAGCAGTAATCCGCCGACGATTTGCGCAGGATGAAGTTGAGGAAGTATTGATACCCAGATGCTCTTGATTTGTGGGGTAAATAGAGAGACACCAATCAGGCTTCCAAGAAGTATTATAACTGCCTCATGCTTTCCCCGGAAGCTGCCCCCAGATAGGAAGTAGCCATCCCCTGCTTCGTAGACGCTTAGACCGATTATCGCCATAGTCAATCCAGTGAAAATGCTGGGCAACTGGTTTGAGATGTATTCGAATAGTCCCAATTGCATTAGAGCCACCTTCCGTAGGCGATTACCATAATAAGCAGAGCGAAAGCACCTATAACCCCAAAAACGTTCATCGTTCGGATGGTATTTCCGAATATTACGTATCCTGAAGCTAGCATCCCCTTCTGAAGGGCCATTGCACCACCTATTGCAACGCACAACAAGAGAATGTAACTGGGAAGTCCACTTGGATCAACTGACATTCAAATACATCTGACTCATTGTTTGCATATAAATCGTACACCCGGGTTAATTCGTCTGCTTCTGGTATGTGCTCAATATAGAGGGAAATCTCCGACTTTCACCCGAGAACCGGACACATCCTTTCGGCTGCTCAGCTATACTGACCGTCGATCAAGAACCGAATAGTGACTGTGAACAGTTCTATGACACGCTGTGTCTTCACAGCACCCGTTACGCTTTGCCGACACGACAGCTACCGCTCCCACGGAAAGAAGCCATGGCGCTCGCGATAGGCACTGATCTGGTCCTGAAACTCCTGCTCCTGGAAGTCCGGCTCGTCGCCGTGGATATCCTCCGGTGAGACGCCGTCGAGGAGATGCTCGTAGTCCGTGGCCTCCTCCGTGTCATCCTCTTGGTCGGGCTCGTGTCGGTGCTGTCCACACTCCCTGCAGGTCCAGATCAGCCGGTCAAGGTGTGAGTGACACTCGAAACCGTCCAGCCCGTGTGATTCGTGTCCCGTCACGGCGCCACACTGCCGACAGTGGAACCCGATTCCAACTATCTCCGGTTCGGCTCTTGCCTGATGGCGCTGCACGACACCGGGCACAAGCCAGTACGTGCCGTCGTCCTGTCGGAACTCATCCGTGAGCTGCTGGAACTCCGAGCGGTCGGTAACTGGTGACCCGTCCTCGAGATAGATCCGTGGCTGGACGTCGCCCCCATCCCCGTCCCAGTTGATCTGCTCGTCGGCCGTCTCTAGGAGCGCCTGTCCGGGTTCCGCGTCCATCGTGGTTTCGGTCGGCAGGTCGGGCCACCCCTTCGTGAGAGTGGCGGCTGGCTCTGTCCCAAATGCTGCTCGGCACTTCACCGTTCCATGGGAGACGTCCTCACCGCTCGCGATGCTGTCGGAAACGGAGAAGGCCGCAGCGCCGAGCGCTCGTGCATGGAAGTCGGTGTTCGCTTCGACGAGTGCGAGTACTACCCGCCCGAATATCCACTCCCCAAGTGGGCTGCTATCCTGATCGTCGGACGAAGTCTTTGAGATACCGGTCTGAGCGCAGAACGGACACTGGCGTTCATCCTGTGGGATATCCTGTCCACAGGTCCGACAGGTACGAGTCTCATCCTCTGTACGGTCGGGATAGCCGGTGGAGTCGAGGACTCGTTCCCGTCCGTTCCCCCTCGTTTCAGGATCGGAACTCGCTGCGCCGAGGATATCAGCGGGATCGTACTCAGGATTTCGATCAGTCACACGCTTGGTTGCGTTCGTCATGGTATTTAAACTCCAGCCCCGAGGGAAGCACAAACCGACAGAGACCAAGACAGGACGAGTTGGCTACTCGCCGTCCGTGCTGTCCGTCACTTCTGCGATGAACGTGTCCGTTGATCTGTCCAGATCGTACTGGTTGATGAGTTCGAGGGCAGCCAGCGCTGCGCCTGTGTCTACGAGGTCTGCGGCGAGCAATCGTTTGAGACGAAGGGTGCCTTTGTGGGCACGGTCGGAACCTGAACCGCGCATCTGGGAAAATTCCATCAAGAGTCGTCGCCAAGCAGTCGCCGAGCCGGTCACCGTGAGATTCCAGTCCGGGGCTTCATATCTAGAGGACGACTGCCGGCGGTAGTGGCCTTCAAGTCTGTCAAGCAGGTCGTCGATAATCGTGCCCTTCTCAACGGTCCGTCCGTGTATGGCGTAGTCTGGGTCGACGAGATTGCGCCACTCGTCGTAGGAGTCGATATCGTACTCGACAGCTAGCTCGACCTCGACTGTTTCGAGACAATCGGCCTTCCCGGGTTCATTCACACGCCGAAGTCGATCTGCGGTCCCCTCGGCGTGGACTGTGAGGTCTGGGAACTGCGCTTCGGTGGAATCGGCTTTTGGTTGCTGTTCTCCGGTTTGATCGCTGTTGGTGGTCTTCGATGCCATGGGTACTGTCGGGACGCCCTCACTGGACCGCCCCGCACCCGACTGGGGGTGCAAAAACTCACAGTCTGGTCGACTAATCGCTGAAGAATTGGCACACACCACTGTCTCCGGAGAAAACCACCAGACAGCGATGGTATTTTCACTCGAAATACGGTGTGTTAAGTCTGGGACTAAAGCCGGTCTCAAGGGGGTGTCGTAGGGACCCTCCTGAGGTTAGTTTTGTCCTCGTGCTTTCCTTAACTGTCTTTTATTTCATACAAATACAGAAAATATTAAAACGCTAAACAGGTAGTTGTCAATTATGGATAGCAACCTCACACCCGACGAGTGGGATCGAATTAGAGCGTTCGCGCGGGCTGCAGATTGCCGCCAACGGCCCGAGATACTGCTCCCTGAGGAAACGCTTAAAAGCGACTAAGATACAATCACGTTCTGGTCCGCACCTGATGACTGGCTCCTACAATGTTCTAAGCAATTCAGCAGAGCAGAATACAACCAGCTGTACTGTCGGTGTTCTATGCACTCAGAGCGAGATCAACTCACACTTCAAGTCGCTCTATCGGTTCGACCTCGAAGGTCAGCAGATGTGATCGAAGACGGGCGTAGGCCCCGTCACCGTCAGTCGTGACACAGTGCCGATTTGGCCTTGCCTCGCGAGGATTGCCGTCGTTCTCTTGCCACTCCGTCAGCGTGAACTCAAGCGCCTCCAACTCGCTGTCAGCCCCCTCAAACACGGCTGCAACCGACGGCGTCCCGTGGTTGTCAGCGACGTAGGCCACTTCGACAGCGTCGTGGTCGGCGTCAAGTCTCGTCCACCCATCGAGTTTGTCTGGCGGGTCCTCGGCGAACTGGTCGATTTCGCGCTGAGTCAGTTCGGCTTCTGCGGCGTCGCGCCACGCTTGTTTGATATCCTCGGCTTGGGACCGCTCGATCTCCTGAAGGACATCGCTGTCGATGCACTCTCTGGCCCACGCAAGCACGGTCTTGGCCTTCTTGTGCTTCTGCTCGGGTTCGCCGTCCAGCTGTCCGAAGTTCATCTCTTGGGGAGTCATCAAGAGAACTGACGACCGCCAGTAGCCAGGGTCATCGTCACATTCCTCGTCGGCATTGGGAGCCCACGACTCCATTGAGGTTCGGACTTCTTCGTGGTGCCCGAAGCCGGTTCGGACGCCGCCGGCACGCAGGATTCGCTCCGCAAGGTCGATGGTTCGCTCGCGCTCGTCAGCGGGCGCTTCATCGGGGTGAGTGACGTCGGCGTAGAACGGCAAGCCGACTTTGCTGATGATCGTCTCTTTGTAGTTTGGGATAAGCAGTGGTTCATCGACGAAGATCGGGTCGAACGGTGGTTCGGTTGTCGGCAACATACTGGAAAGCCTCCAGCCATTGAGGCGACACAAAATCGCCCTGCGGCGGAGTCTGGTCTAGAGGTACTGGTCAGCGGTGTCGCCGTGGTTCGCTTCCAGGGCTTCCCAGTCAGCCATTGCGTCGTACTCTGGCCGAACCTCTCCATCCGAGAGCATATCATCGACGAAGGCTTGGACTTGCTCGTCGACGGGCGCGTTCTGCAGGTCGCGCTCCCGAGCGATAAACTGGATACCACAGAACGAGCGTCCGTCTGCTGCAAGCTGCCAGAGCAGAAGCTTCCGGTTCTGGTAGGTTGCGAGTTCTGTCAGCAATGCGTCGTCTGATGGATTGGACATTGTGTGATGCCTCCGGCTGCGAGGGCTGCATAAAACAACATTGTGTGTAAGGTAAAGGGTCGATACAGCGCTTCAGGAGGCTACCAAGGCGGGTTCAGATGAGTGCGAATAAATAAGATTATGAATCTCGGACGTGGCGTTTGGTTTGACAGGATGTACGATGTGAATAGTTTCAAACGTGATATGCTAGTCGTGATCGCAGGCATGGACGATCCGATGGGGACAGAACTCACCGCCGAACTGCAGGAATACTATGCCGAGGAGATCACAGTCGGACGTGTGTATCCGCAACTGGACGAAATGGCTGAGAAAGGGCTTATCAAGAAAATGGATAAGAACGGACGAGGAAACAAGTATCGACTGACAAGGCGTGGCGTGCGAGACCTCCAAGGTCACCGAGAGTGGGAAAATCAGTATCTGGCTCCGATTGACGAGCTATCCACATAGCAAGCAGTGACGTGATTTGGCATGGGCAGTCACTCGGTTTCGTCGGCATCTGCCTCTAAACCCAAAAATTTCAAGAATTCTGTCCGTTTGTGATCAGTCACGAAATCAACCAGTGCAGGGTAGAACTCGTCATTTTTCGATATTTCTCCATCATCAGCAAGGACAGACTGTGCGTTGGCCTCTTGAAACAGCTTGGAGATGTCATCTTCTCGGTCGTCACCGAGATACATCGTAACCTGATTCCGATCTCTGACTGGAATCTCTGCTTTGGGTCGAGAGTTTGCTGCTTCTGCCTCAGCCTGTCCGGTTTCTTCTTCTGCGATTTCAGTATATTCAGCGTCCTTGTCGCTACTTTGATCTTGATGATCGCTGAACCGCTCTTTCAGGTCTTCACTCATTGTTTATTTCCTCCAGTAGCTCTGCGATGCTGAGATAACAGTCGCGAAGCTCATTGATTGGGTCACTATCCCACGGATAACCCGCGTCGTCTGGATCATAGGCATAAATTGATGTTTCGTATTCGATAGCGTGTTCAATTGCGTCTCTGTCTGGAACTGAGAGAACTCGATCTTCCCCGAACGTCTCAGTGAACCAGTCCTGCATATCTTCTGCGATGGAGCCTTGAGCTGGGACTTGATTTAGGATGGCTCCAATAGCCCTAATCTTGACCTCGAACTGGTCTTCTAGAGTCTCTACTTCATCAAACAAGATCTTAAGCGACTCCTGAGCGATAACATTCGGCTCGCTTGGGAATAAGACGTTCTCTGCAGCGAGAAGTGCAGCATCGGCGAGCGGCCCAAGATTTGGAGGCGAGTCGATCAGGACATAGTCATAGTCGATGTCAGAGCGGTTGAGAGCGATTTTTAGAGACTCAAAGCCTCGCCGATCAGTGTACAAAGACTTCTCGGCAAGGAAATTCCGCATATGCGCAGGAATAATGTCGTACTCCCCACCGGAGATGATGAGATCATCTAACTGGTCGAATTCCATATCTCCATCTTGGGTTAGGACATCAATCAGTGCCTCCGCGTCTTCATTTGGGTTGTCAGAGAACTGTCTATATTGCTCTTTATGCCCGAGTTTGAGCGTTAAAGCTCCCTGCGGATCAGCATCTATTGCGAGCACGTCATGGCCACGTTCAGCGAGTGCGCCTGCCGTGTTGATCGTTGTCGTTGTCTTTCCGACTCCCCCTTTCTGCATACCAATTGTGACTCTCATGTACGCACCTCTCGAAATTTTCGAAGTTTGCGAAGTTTGCGGGCCATTCGTATATGTCGTATATTACGCCATGTACATAAATTCCAGTGCGACAGATATAAGACATATATTACGCAACTTCCGTAAGACTTGGAAGTTGCGAAATATCCGTAATATACGTAGTGTTCGTAATTTCCAGCTATTTCGAATAGTACGGCTGTCACTGTCGAATCAAGGGTAGCTAACTGATACTTACCCTACCCCCATTGGAGTCGAGTCCGGGTACTAGATTTAGCGTCTCAAGCAGTTGTCAACCAGTTTTCGGACACCCACACACCGTCTTCGAAGTATCCTCCTGGATTGGTGTTTGTGGAGAATAGTCGATAACCAACTCATGCAGAGCAGTTTGAGGAATAATGGATAATTGAAATGGTGGAAGATAAGATATTAAATTGACTATTGTATGAGATAGATTTAATAAGAAGGGAGAAAAACCAAATCCGTACCACTACTTGAGAAATAGTATCAACAGACTAAGAATCATCAAGAGCATCGCAAAGTATGCCCATAACTCTACTACTCGCTTATTTTAAACAAAGATACTTCGAAGACGGTGTGTCTCTATCCATTCTGATTATACTTCAGAACAACTTATCCGTGGAACCTGCCACAAAGATACTTCGAAGACGGTGTGTGGCTCCCCCTATGTAGATATGCTAATCCTCCGCAAAATTGCGCTTCTGTGCCTGAATCACTCGCTTAAGGCCATCTTCGTGGTGACTCAAATCAGCAATACGTTCGTCTTGCTCTAACCGCTTCTTGATTTCTCCGGGGTCACGCTTGAACTCATACATCAAGTACATCCCCCCACCTTGTTTTCCGCCGAGGCTTTTCCTCTCGTGATCGAGCTGCCCATACGTCCCGACCTCACGGACATAGTTGTTGAACGTCTCCCGTGTCCGTCCATCTGCATCAAGCACATCCGTCAGAAACTGGTACACCGGGAACGCCACCCGCGATGACGCCGTCGTTGACCCACTCTTCCCGAACTCCGCCACCGCGGCTGTCGCATATAACGAGATTTTCTTCTGTGTCGTCAGTCCTTCCACAAGCTTGAGAGAACGGTCAGTCTCAACATCCTCTTGAGCTTCCCGAACGTGATTCTCGGTCACAGTCAGATCACCGTTCTCATTCGCGACGTCGCCTGCCTTCCGAAGAAGATCAATAGCTTTCCGAGCGTCTCCATGACTTTGAGCAGCGAAGGCAGAAGTCAACGGGATAACGTCCTCGGATAATGCGTCCTGAATAAATGCGTCTTCCCGGTTCCGGAGAATCTCCTGTAGTTGGTTAGCATCGTAGTCGGAAAAGGGAATGTCCCGTGGGTTGAACGAACTTTCCGCTCGTGCGTCCAGGTTATTCATGAACTCAGGGTCGTTGGTTAGTGCAGCTACTGATACCTGAATATCTATGCTCTCAATGCTGGCGCGGCTGAGTTGGTAGATTAAATCCGAATATGCGGGTTCGCTTGAAGATGACCGCCGACCGAGTAGCAAGTCAATTTCGTCTAAGACAAACACGACAGAGTCGTATCCTTCATCTAGCAGATCGTAGAGACGGTCATACTTCGTACTCGTAGAGACGCCATGCCGCGCGACTCCGATTTCTTCGTTGAGGTCATGAGCAGCTTCACGGAC of the Haloarcula sp. CBA1127 genome contains:
- a CDS encoding ParA family protein, with protein sequence MRVTIGMQKGGVGKTTTTINTAGALAERGHDVLAIDADPQGALTLKLGHKEQYRQFSDNPNEDAEALIDVLTQDGDMEFDQLDDLIISGGEYDIIPAHMRNFLAEKSLYTDRRGFESLKIALNRSDIDYDYVLIDSPPNLGPLADAALLAAENVLFPSEPNVIAQESLKILFDEVETLEDQFEVKIRAIGAILNQVPAQGSIAEDMQDWFTETFGEDRVLSVPDRDAIEHAIEYETSIYAYDPDDAGYPWDSDPINELRDCYLSIAELLEEINNE
- a CDS encoding PadR family transcriptional regulator, whose translation is MNLGRGVWFDRMYDVNSFKRDMLVVIAGMDDPMGTELTAELQEYYAEEITVGRVYPQLDEMAEKGLIKKMDKNGRGNKYRLTRRGVRDLQGHREWENQYLAPIDELST
- a CDS encoding orc1/cdc6 family replication initiation protein, giving the protein MIEQAGEESVFRNRNLVEPDTIIDRDRIVGRDDQLRTVVSNLRKVLNENRPPNLLLYGPAGTGKSLIFDAVARQIRDISKNRGYEFGTLRINCQNLRSLDEAVYALVREAAHDLNEEIGVARHGVSTSTKYDRLYDLLDEGYDSVVFVLDEIDLLLGRRSSSSEPAYSDLIYQLSRASIESIDIQVSVAALTNDPEFMNNLDARAESSFNPRDIPFSDYDANQLQEILRNREDAFIQDALSEDVIPLTSAFAAQSHGDARKAIDLLRKAGDVANENGDLTVTENHVREAQEDVETDRSLKLVEGLTTQKKISLYATAAVAEFGKSGSTTASSRVAFPVYQFLTDVLDADGRTRETFNNYVREVGTYGQLDHERKSLGGKQGGGMYLMYEFKRDPGEIKKRLEQDERIADLSHHEDGLKRVIQAQKRNFAED